The nucleotide sequence CTACTTCGCTCTGCTGGATGTCGGCACGCCGCAAGCCGGCGAAACGGTGGTGATCTCCGGTGCAGCCGGAGCCGTTGGCAGTGTGGCCGGGCAGATTGCCAAACTCAAAGGCTGCCGCGTAATTGGCATCGCTGGCGGTGCAGACAAGTGCAAGTTCCTGATCGACGAATTAGGCTTCGACGGCGCCATCGATTACAAAAATGAAGAGGTGATTGCGGGCCTTAAGCGCGAGTGCCCGAAAGGCGTGAACGTTTATTTCGACAACGTTGGCGGCGATATTCTCGATGCAGTACTGACCCGCTTAGCCTTTAAAGCACGGGTAATCATCTGCGGCGCGATTAGCCAGTACAACAACAAAGAAAACGTCAAAGGCCCGGCCAACTACCTGAACCTGCTGGTCAACAGCGCGCGGATGGAAGGCATGGTGGTCATGACTTACGCCCCACGCTTTGCCGAAGCAGCACAGGAAATGGGCGGCTGGTTGGCCAGCGGCCAGCTTAAATCCAAGGAAGATATCGTCAGCGGTCTGCAGACCTTCCCAGAAACCCTGCTCAAGCTGTTCAGCGGCGAGAACTTCGGCAAGCTGATATTGAAGGTCGACTAAGCAAACCGACGATGCGCCCCGCAGCCTTACAACGGCGCGGGCGCCCACAATGCTGCATCGCGGTCGCCCCTAACCCAACAACAGGCTGGGTTAGGGGCTGCTGTGCACCTTAAAAACTCAGCGCACCACTGGCGTTAGGAAGATCGGTGCCGGCGCGCTTCGATAATATTCGGCAACTGCGAAATACGCCCAAGCAGACGGCCCAAGGCATCCAGCCCGGGGATTTCTATGGTGATCGACATAGAGGCCGTGTTGTCCTCTTTGTTCGAGCGGGTGTTGACCGACAACACGTTGAGCTTCTCGTTGAGCAGCACTTGTGTCACATCGCGCAGCAGGCCGGAACGGTCGTAAGCGCGAATAATCACATCCACCGGATACGTCTGTACCGGCACCGGACCCCAGCTGACTTGAATAATCCGCTCCGGCTCACGCCCGGCTAATTGCAGCACCGAGGCGCAATCTTGGCGGTGGATACTGACCCCACGACCCAAGGTGATATAGCCGACAATCGGGTCGCCCGGCAGCGGTTGGCAGCAGCCGGCCATCTGCGTCATCAGGTTACCCACGCCCTGAATTTGAATATCGCCACGCTTGCCTGGCTTGAAGCCCAGTGCCTTGCGCGGGATTAACTCAAGCTGCTCGTTGACCCGGTCTGGCTCGACCAGTTGCTGCGCCAAGTTGACCAATTGCGACAGGCGCAAATCGCCCGCACCTAGAGAGGCGAATAGGTCCTCGCTGGTCTTCATATTGGCTTTTTCGGCCAGCTTGTCGAAGTCCACTGCTGGCAACGCCAGGCGCTGCAACTCACGCTCCAATTGCACTTTACCAGCGGCGACGTTCTGGTCGCGGTCTTGCAGCTTGAACCAGTGGACGATCTTTGCCCGCGCCCGCGAGGTGGTGACGTAACCGAGGTTGGAGTTCAGCCAATCGCGGCTCGGCGTGCCGTGTTTGCTGGTAATAATCTCCACCTGCTCACCGGTTTGCAGGCTGTAATTGAGCGGCACAATGCGCCCATTGATCTTGGCGCCGCGGCAGTTATGGCCAATCTCGGTGTGCACGCGGTAGGCAAAATCCAACGGCGTCGCACCTTTAGGCAGGTCGATGGCGTGACCGTCGGGGGTGAAGACGTAGACCCGATCCGGCTCGATATCCACACGCAACTGCTCAGCCAAACCGCCGATATCCCCAAGTTCCTCGTGCCATTCAAGCACCTGACGCAGCCAGGAGATTTTTTCTTCGTAATGGTTCGAACGGGCTTTGACGTCGGTGCCTTTGTAGCGCCAGTGCGCGCATACGCCCAACTCAGCCTCTTCATGCATGGCCTGGGTGCGGATTTGCACTTCCAGCACCTTGCCTTCCGGGCCCAGCACAGCGGTATGCAGCGAGCGGTAGCCGTTTTCCTTAGGGTTGGCGATGTAGTCGTCAAACTCCTTGGGGATGTGCCGCCACAACGTATGCACGATGCCGAGTGCGGTGTAGCAGTCACGCACTTGCGGCACCAGCACGCGCACGGCACGCACGTCATAAATCTGGCTGAACTGCAGGCCTTTACGCTGCATTTTCCGCCAAATGGAATAGATGTGTTTGGCTCGCCCGCTGATATCCGCCTGAACGCCTGTGGCCTCAAGCTCGCCACGCAGTTGATTAACCACTTCGTTGATGTAGTGCTCACGGTCTAAGCGGCGTTCGTGCAGCAACTTAGCAATTTGTTTGTATTGCTCAGGCTCCAAGTAGCGGAAGGACAAATCTTCCAGTTCCCACTTGATATGGCCAATGCCCAGCCGGTGAGCCAAGGGCGCGTAAATATCGAACACCTCACGGGCCACACGCTGACGCTTCTCGTCGGCAGCCTCTTTCACCGCTCGGATCGCGCACGTGCGCTCAGCCAGCTTGATCAAGGCGACGCGCACGTCATCGACCATGGCCACAAGCATTTTGCGCAGGTTTTCCACCTGCGCCTGGGAGCCGAGCACCAGCGAATCACGCGGGTTCATCGACGCACTGATCGCCGCCATGCGCAGCACGCCGTCCACCAGCTTGCCCACCACCGGACCGAAACGCTGATGGACCTGGGCCAACGTTACTTTACCCTCACGCACGCAGCGGTAGATAACTGCCGCCACCAAGGAGTCTTGATCGAGTTTGAGGTCGGCGAGAATTTCAGCGATTTCAAGGCCCGCGCGAAAGCTCGACGCGCCTTCAGTCCATAGATTTTTTGCCGCATTGGCTTGTTGTTCAGCCTCACGGGCGAAATCACAGGCCTCGCGCAGAGCGTCACGATCCAAGGCTGGATCGATACTCAACACGTGTTCAAGCCATGCCTCAAGGTTGATGCTGCCGTCTTCGTTGATCGGCTGATGCGCTCTGACCTGAACCATCTTGCTTACCCTTCCTACGCCAGGCTAAGGGCCTGGCGAATAGTCGCCGACTTCAATCAAGTCAGGCGGTTTAACCGCTTGAACGCACAGTGGCTGTACGTTGCGTTGCAACCCACGAAGGCTTCGCCCTGGTCACAATCTGTGTTGGAACTTATGGCCTTACAAACAGCGCCATCGCCTCGACGTGCGCCGTTTGCGGAAACATATCGAGAATGCCTGCCCGTTCAAGCTGGTAGCCCTGCGCCAGCAATTCAGCACTGTCACGGGCCAGGGTTGTTGGGTTACAGGATACATACAGCACCCGTTTGACACCCAAGGCGGTCATTTGCCGAACCACCTGCAGCGCACCATCACGCGGCGGGTCCAGCAGCACAGCGGCGAACCCATCTTGTGCCCATTGCGGGTCTGCCAGCGGCTTGGACAAATCCGCCTGAAAAAACTGGGCATTGCTCAGACCATTCATTTGCGCATTCAGTGCCGCGCGCTCAACCATGCTTTGCACGCCCTCGACCGCGATCAATTCACCCACCCGCTGAGCCAGGGGCAGCGCGAAGTTACCCAGGCCACAGAACAAATCCAGTACCCGCTCATCGGCCTGCGGCGCCAGCCAATCTAGCGCCTGGGCGATCATGGCGTCGTTAACCGGCTGGTTAACCTGAATAAAATCTCCGGGCTGGTAGGCCAAGCTGAGGTTGAAGGCGTCTAGGCGGTAATGCAGTGGCTGTGCGGGCTCAACCGGCTGCGGCTCAGCGCTGCCGTGCAACCATAACTGGGCATTGTGCGCCGTGCAGAACGCCTGCAGGCGAGCCAGGTCAGCCTCGCCTAACGCAGCCGTATGCCTGACCAACACAGCACTGCAGCTGCCGCTGAACAACTCGACATGGCCAATGGCTTGGGGTTTATCCAGCTCACGTAAAACCTGCGGCAAGGCACGCAGAATCGGCTGCAAAGCCTGTACCAGTACCGGGCAATCCGCGATGGCAATAATGTCTTGGCTGGCGGCCGCACGAAAACCGACATCTAAACGCTTGGCTTTGTGCTCCCAGCGCACAGCAATTCTTGCGCGGCGACGATAACCCAGCTCCGGGCCGATCAGCGGCGGCGCCCACTCACGCGGCTCAAGGTTGCCCAGACGACTCAACTGCTCAGCCAGCATGCGCTGTTTCAGGGCCAGCTGATCGGCATGTGGCATATGCTGCAAGCTGCAGCCACCACACACTTTGGCGTGCACGCAGGCCTCATTACGGCGTTCAGCACTGGCGTTGAGAATGCGCTCAACACGTGCCTCGACCACCTTGCCATGGGCGCCGAGCAAGCGCGCCTCGACATCCTCACCCGCCAGCGCGCCGCTGACAAACCAAGTTCGTCCTTCGACAAAACCGATGCCGCGACCATCGTTGGCCAAGCGCTCAATAGTCAGTTTCTGTTTTTTGCCCACCGGTATTTGCGGCGCGCGGGAACCACCCGTGGGTTGAAAGCGTAGACCGCCGTCTTTCTTCGCCATCAGTTGCTCGGTGCCTCATAAATGCCACTGGACAGGTAACGGTCGCCACGATCACAAATAATCGCCACCATCACCGCGTTCTCAACCTCTTCTGACAGACGCAACATGGCGGCCACCGAACCGCCGGAAGACACCCCACAAAACACGCCTTCCTCGCG is from Pseudomonas sp. TMP9 and encodes:
- the rlmD gene encoding 23S rRNA (uracil(1939)-C(5))-methyltransferase RlmD, producing the protein MAKKDGGLRFQPTGGSRAPQIPVGKKQKLTIERLANDGRGIGFVEGRTWFVSGALAGEDVEARLLGAHGKVVEARVERILNASAERRNEACVHAKVCGGCSLQHMPHADQLALKQRMLAEQLSRLGNLEPREWAPPLIGPELGYRRRARIAVRWEHKAKRLDVGFRAAASQDIIAIADCPVLVQALQPILRALPQVLRELDKPQAIGHVELFSGSCSAVLVRHTAALGEADLARLQAFCTAHNAQLWLHGSAEPQPVEPAQPLHYRLDAFNLSLAYQPGDFIQVNQPVNDAMIAQALDWLAPQADERVLDLFCGLGNFALPLAQRVGELIAVEGVQSMVERAALNAQMNGLSNAQFFQADLSKPLADPQWAQDGFAAVLLDPPRDGALQVVRQMTALGVKRVLYVSCNPTTLARDSAELLAQGYQLERAGILDMFPQTAHVEAMALFVRP
- a CDS encoding NADP-dependent oxidoreductase: MTAPLNRQFLLAQRPVGLPSRETFNYVETSVGEPGPGQILVKNAYLSLDPAMRGWMNDARSYIPPVGIGEVMRALGVGEVLASQHPDFAVGDHVNGALGVQDYFLGEPKGFYKVDPKRAPLPLYLSALGMTGMTAYFALLDVGTPQAGETVVISGAAGAVGSVAGQIAKLKGCRVIGIAGGADKCKFLIDELGFDGAIDYKNEEVIAGLKRECPKGVNVYFDNVGGDILDAVLTRLAFKARVIICGAISQYNNKENVKGPANYLNLLVNSARMEGMVVMTYAPRFAEAAQEMGGWLASGQLKSKEDIVSGLQTFPETLLKLFSGENFGKLILKVD
- the relA gene encoding GTP diphosphokinase, with translation MVQVRAHQPINEDGSINLEAWLEHVLSIDPALDRDALREACDFAREAEQQANAAKNLWTEGASSFRAGLEIAEILADLKLDQDSLVAAVIYRCVREGKVTLAQVHQRFGPVVGKLVDGVLRMAAISASMNPRDSLVLGSQAQVENLRKMLVAMVDDVRVALIKLAERTCAIRAVKEAADEKRQRVAREVFDIYAPLAHRLGIGHIKWELEDLSFRYLEPEQYKQIAKLLHERRLDREHYINEVVNQLRGELEATGVQADISGRAKHIYSIWRKMQRKGLQFSQIYDVRAVRVLVPQVRDCYTALGIVHTLWRHIPKEFDDYIANPKENGYRSLHTAVLGPEGKVLEVQIRTQAMHEEAELGVCAHWRYKGTDVKARSNHYEEKISWLRQVLEWHEELGDIGGLAEQLRVDIEPDRVYVFTPDGHAIDLPKGATPLDFAYRVHTEIGHNCRGAKINGRIVPLNYSLQTGEQVEIITSKHGTPSRDWLNSNLGYVTTSRARAKIVHWFKLQDRDQNVAAGKVQLERELQRLALPAVDFDKLAEKANMKTSEDLFASLGAGDLRLSQLVNLAQQLVEPDRVNEQLELIPRKALGFKPGKRGDIQIQGVGNLMTQMAGCCQPLPGDPIVGYITLGRGVSIHRQDCASVLQLAGREPERIIQVSWGPVPVQTYPVDVIIRAYDRSGLLRDVTQVLLNEKLNVLSVNTRSNKEDNTASMSITIEIPGLDALGRLLGRISQLPNIIEARRHRSS